The Halogranum gelatinilyticum genome contains a region encoding:
- the mutS gene encoding DNA mismatch repair protein MutS gives MTATGIVGEFLALKEETDADILAMQCGDFYEFFADDAELVAKELDLKVSQKSSHGSSYPMAGVPLNDLTPYLKALVERGYRVAVADQYETESGHAREITRVVTPGTLLETTDADAQYLAAVVKDADGFGLAFADITTGRFLVTEVDDAADAHAELYRFAPAEILPGPTLRGDDDFLSAIRDGTDASLSLHEAEAFAPGRARHRVGQQFGDEALASVGLDSERAVRAAGAVLAYVDETGAGVLQSMTRLQAYHARDHLELDATTQRNLELTETMQGKRDGSLLDTLDHTVTSPGGRMLREWLTRPRRDPDELERRQAAVEALASEALARERVRDTLDGAYDLERLASRSASGSAGARELLSVRDTLEILPALADAIAGSRLADSPLSEVVDRPDREAAKALHDELDDALAEEPPKTVTQGELFQRGYDDELDDLIERHEAAKNWLDDLGPREKREHGIQHLQVDRNKTDGYYIQVGKSNTDKVPEHYREIKTLKNSKRYVTDELEEKERDILRLEEVRGDLEYELFQELRERVASEAELLQDVGRALAEVDTLASLATHAAGNDWVRPELDEGDALDIEAGRHPVVEQTTDFVPNDLRLDRERGFLIVTGPNMSGKSTYMRQAALITLLAQVGSFVPARSATVGVVDGIYTRVGALDELAQGRSTFMVEMQELSNILHSATEDSLVILDEVGRGTATYDGISIAWAATEYLHNEVRAKTLFATHYHELTGLADHLPRVQNVHVAADERDGDVTFLRTVVDGPTDRSYGIHVADLAGVPKPVVDRATDVLDRLRNEKAIEAKGGGSGKPVQAVFDLGSGEFAAGNSANASEAAGDDEEATQAAVAATNGHAAAETTDSAESTTETGPALDPETEAILDELRGTDVEATSPLELMAKVQQWQDRLGDER, from the coding sequence ATGACTGCAACGGGAATCGTCGGGGAGTTCCTCGCCCTCAAGGAGGAGACGGACGCCGATATTCTGGCGATGCAGTGCGGCGACTTCTACGAGTTCTTCGCCGACGACGCCGAGTTGGTCGCGAAGGAACTCGATCTCAAGGTGTCTCAGAAGTCCTCGCACGGCTCCTCCTACCCGATGGCGGGAGTCCCCCTCAACGACCTCACGCCCTACCTCAAGGCACTCGTCGAACGCGGCTACCGCGTCGCCGTCGCCGACCAGTACGAGACCGAGTCGGGCCACGCCCGCGAGATCACTCGCGTCGTCACGCCCGGCACGCTCTTGGAGACGACGGACGCCGACGCCCAGTATCTCGCCGCCGTCGTGAAGGATGCGGACGGCTTCGGTCTCGCCTTCGCCGACATCACGACGGGCCGTTTCCTCGTCACGGAGGTCGACGACGCGGCCGACGCCCACGCCGAACTGTACCGCTTCGCCCCCGCCGAAATCCTTCCTGGACCCACTCTCCGCGGCGACGACGACTTCCTCTCGGCCATCCGCGACGGCACCGACGCCTCCCTGTCGCTGCACGAGGCCGAGGCGTTCGCGCCCGGCCGCGCCCGTCACCGCGTCGGCCAGCAGTTCGGCGACGAGGCACTCGCCAGCGTCGGGCTGGACTCCGAACGCGCCGTCCGGGCTGCGGGAGCCGTCCTCGCCTACGTCGACGAGACGGGTGCCGGCGTGCTGCAGTCGATGACGCGGCTGCAGGCCTACCACGCCCGGGACCATCTCGAACTCGACGCGACGACCCAGCGCAACCTCGAACTCACGGAGACGATGCAGGGCAAGCGCGACGGCTCTCTCTTGGATACGCTCGACCACACCGTCACGAGTCCGGGCGGCCGGATGTTGCGGGAGTGGCTGACCCGCCCGCGACGCGACCCGGACGAACTGGAGCGCCGACAGGCCGCTGTCGAGGCACTCGCCTCGGAGGCGCTGGCCCGCGAGCGCGTCCGCGACACGCTCGACGGCGCGTACGACCTCGAACGGCTCGCCAGCCGGTCGGCCAGCGGAAGTGCCGGCGCGCGCGAACTGCTCTCCGTCCGTGACACGCTGGAAATCCTCCCCGCGCTCGCCGACGCCATCGCGGGCAGTCGGCTGGCCGACTCACCGCTGTCCGAGGTCGTCGACCGGCCGGACCGCGAGGCGGCGAAGGCCCTGCACGACGAACTCGACGACGCGCTCGCCGAGGAGCCGCCGAAGACGGTTACGCAGGGCGAACTGTTCCAGCGCGGCTACGACGACGAACTGGACGACCTCATCGAGCGGCACGAAGCTGCCAAAAACTGGCTCGACGACCTCGGTCCCCGCGAGAAGCGCGAACACGGCATCCAGCATCTCCAGGTCGACCGGAACAAAACTGATGGATATTACATCCAGGTCGGCAAGTCGAACACCGACAAGGTCCCCGAACATTACCGCGAAATCAAGACGCTCAAGAACTCGAAGCGGTACGTCACCGACGAACTGGAGGAGAAAGAGCGCGACATCCTGCGGCTCGAAGAAGTCCGCGGCGACCTCGAATACGAACTGTTCCAGGAGCTCCGCGAGCGGGTCGCGAGTGAGGCCGAACTCTTGCAGGACGTCGGTCGGGCACTCGCCGAGGTCGACACGCTCGCCTCGCTGGCGACGCACGCCGCCGGCAACGACTGGGTCCGTCCCGAGTTGGACGAGGGCGACGCACTCGACATCGAAGCGGGCCGCCACCCGGTCGTCGAGCAGACGACCGACTTCGTGCCGAACGACCTCCGACTCGACCGCGAGCGCGGCTTCCTCATCGTCACCGGGCCGAATATGTCCGGCAAGTCGACCTATATGCGACAGGCGGCGCTCATCACGCTCCTCGCACAGGTGGGGAGTTTCGTCCCGGCCCGCAGTGCCACGGTCGGCGTCGTCGACGGCATCTACACCCGTGTCGGCGCGCTCGACGAGTTGGCACAGGGTCGCTCGACGTTCATGGTCGAGATGCAAGAGTTGAGCAATATTCTGCACTCGGCGACCGAGGACTCGCTCGTCATCCTCGACGAGGTGGGGAGAGGGACCGCCACGTACGACGGTATCTCCATCGCGTGGGCCGCGACGGAGTATCTGCACAACGAGGTGCGGGCGAAGACGCTCTTCGCGACGCACTACCACGAGCTGACCGGTCTCGCCGACCATCTCCCGCGGGTTCAGAACGTCCACGTCGCGGCGGACGAGCGCGACGGCGACGTCACCTTCCTCCGAACCGTCGTCGACGGCCCGACCGACCGCTCTTACGGGATTCACGTCGCCGACCTCGCGGGCGTGCCGAAGCCCGTGGTCGACCGCGCGACCGACGTGCTCGACCGTCTGCGCAACGAGAAAGCCATCGAGGCGAAGGGTGGCGGGAGCGGCAAACCCGTCCAGGCCGTCTTCGACCTCGGCTCGGGGGAGTTCGCGGCCGGAAACAGCGCGAACGCGAGCGAAGCCGCTGGGGACGACGAGGAAGCGACGCAGGCTGCAGTCGCGGCGACGAACGGCCACGCCGCTGCCGAGACAACCGACTCGGCCGAGTCGACAACGGAGACCGGCCCCGCGCTCGACCCCGAAACCGAAGCGATTCTCGACGAGTTGCGCGGGACCGACGTCGAGGCGACCTCGCCACTCGAGTTGATGGCAAAGGTTCAACAGTGGCAGGACCGATTGGGAGACGAACGATGA
- a CDS encoding NUDIX hydrolase has product MSDEHLQVTVSQKAALFGPSGDLLLLRRESNDAWDIPGGRLGASEDVVSGLRREVREETGLDIDVEGPVYTEAWETDAGDGRYAVVYRCATDERRVELGEEHHDWQWADPEAAVETVPAASDLRVALERAVTRQTVRR; this is encoded by the coding sequence ATGAGTGACGAACATCTGCAGGTGACGGTCAGCCAGAAGGCAGCGCTGTTCGGACCGAGCGGAGACCTCCTCCTCCTGCGCCGGGAGTCGAACGACGCGTGGGACATCCCCGGTGGCCGTCTCGGTGCGTCCGAGGACGTCGTCTCGGGACTGCGTCGCGAGGTCCGCGAGGAGACGGGTCTCGACATCGACGTCGAAGGCCCGGTCTACACCGAGGCGTGGGAGACCGACGCGGGCGACGGTCGCTACGCGGTCGTCTACCGCTGTGCGACCGACGAGCGGCGAGTCGAACTCGGCGAGGAACACCACGACTGGCAGTGGGCCGACCCCGAGGCAGCCGTCGAGACGGTCCCTGCGGCCTCGGACCTCCGCGTGGCACTCGAACGCGCAGTGACACGGCAGACGGTGCGGCGATGA
- a CDS encoding NUDIX hydrolase, whose amino-acid sequence MTEEPLRATVSQRAVLFDGEEMLVVRRASDGGWELPGGRLDVGESTVDGLRREVREETGLDVVIRRPIYTISWRNDRGEGRYGVYYLCVAETTAVTLSHEHTAYDWLAPSAAADRLSDTQATAVERAQRLREGGLE is encoded by the coding sequence ATGACGGAGGAACCACTGAGAGCGACGGTGAGCCAGCGGGCGGTACTGTTCGACGGCGAAGAAATGCTCGTCGTCCGCCGCGCGAGCGACGGCGGCTGGGAGCTCCCCGGCGGCCGCCTCGACGTCGGTGAGTCGACGGTCGACGGACTCCGCCGCGAGGTCCGCGAGGAGACGGGTCTCGACGTCGTCATTCGCCGCCCCATCTACACCATCTCGTGGCGCAACGACCGCGGCGAGGGGCGGTACGGCGTCTACTATCTCTGTGTCGCCGAGACGACGGCCGTCACGCTCAGCCACGAGCACACCGCGTACGACTGGCTCGCGCCGTCGGCGGCGGCCGACCGTCTGAGCGACACGCAGGCGACCGCCGTCGAGCGGGCACAGCGACTCCGGGAGGGAGGACTCGAATGA
- the mutL gene encoding DNA mismatch repair endonuclease MutL: MTDREEATDRPTIRALDQTTIQRIAAGEVVERPASVVKELVENSLDADASRVSVAVHNGGKDGVRVRDDGVGMTAEELELAVQEHTTSKISDIDDLETGVGTLGFRGEALHTISAVSRTTIRSKPRDVASAGAEVTVEGGDVGEVRPAGCPAGTTIEVEDLFFNTPARKKFLKTDATEFDHVNTVVTQYALANPDVAVSLEHNDREVFATEGQGSLESTVLSVYGREVAEAMTPVDADPDSDAVAAVSGLVSHPETTRSGREYLSTFVNGRYVTAGVLREAVLDAYGGQLAPDRYPFAVLFLDVPPNSVDVNVHPRKMEVRFDDESGVKAAVESAVESALLEGGLVRSSAPRGRSAPDETAVAPERSEESEPSPATDTERPVGDDGVESSGDTAATGGTDTHTTDTADTTETANTADTADTAATETSTEPVTSGEREPATSGGAAVRDHADDGDGDAWVVDNARSAESSSAASQTEGDTDVTPDFGAATDEWEFPEQHEREDDPDGTRPSPRSWQASEQRSLGDDASDDESGTTDATPEFSVAGPTSQRALDGEEATVGGDYDSLPSLRVLGQLFDTYLVAETSSGLVLIDQHAADERVNYERLQREFRDGASAQGLADPVSLELTAREAALFEEYAEALAELGFDAERVDDRTVAVRSVPAVFDATLDPELLRDALTAFVTEEGGQKTVDAVADDLLADLACYPSITGNTSLTEGSVVDLLEALDACENPYACPHGRPVIIEFDRGEIEDRFERDYPGHAGRRREE, from the coding sequence ATGACCGACCGCGAGGAAGCCACGGACCGGCCGACCATCCGGGCACTCGACCAGACGACGATCCAGCGCATCGCCGCGGGCGAGGTGGTCGAACGCCCCGCCAGCGTCGTCAAGGAACTCGTCGAGAACAGTCTCGACGCCGACGCCTCGCGCGTCTCGGTCGCCGTCCACAACGGCGGCAAGGACGGCGTCCGCGTCCGCGACGACGGCGTCGGCATGACCGCCGAGGAACTCGAACTCGCCGTCCAAGAGCACACGACGAGCAAGATCTCCGACATCGACGACCTCGAAACCGGCGTCGGGACGCTCGGCTTCCGCGGCGAAGCACTTCACACCATCAGTGCCGTCTCGCGGACGACCATCCGCTCGAAACCCCGCGACGTCGCCAGCGCGGGTGCGGAAGTCACCGTCGAGGGCGGCGACGTCGGCGAGGTCCGACCGGCGGGCTGTCCGGCGGGGACGACCATCGAGGTCGAGGACCTGTTTTTCAATACGCCTGCTCGCAAGAAGTTCCTCAAGACGGACGCGACGGAGTTCGACCACGTCAACACCGTCGTCACGCAGTACGCACTGGCGAACCCGGACGTCGCCGTCTCGCTCGAACACAACGACCGCGAGGTCTTCGCCACCGAGGGCCAGGGCAGTCTCGAATCGACGGTCCTGTCGGTCTACGGCCGCGAGGTCGCCGAGGCGATGACGCCCGTCGACGCCGACCCCGATAGCGACGCCGTCGCGGCCGTGTCGGGGCTCGTGAGCCACCCCGAGACGACGCGGTCGGGGCGAGAGTATCTCTCGACGTTCGTCAACGGCCGGTACGTCACCGCTGGCGTCCTCCGAGAGGCCGTCCTCGACGCCTACGGCGGCCAACTCGCCCCCGACCGCTACCCCTTCGCGGTGCTCTTCTTGGACGTTCCTCCCAATTCGGTCGACGTCAACGTTCACCCGCGAAAAATGGAGGTCCGTTTTGACGACGAATCCGGCGTGAAGGCGGCCGTCGAGTCGGCCGTCGAATCCGCGCTCTTGGAAGGCGGGCTGGTCCGGTCGTCGGCCCCGCGGGGGCGGTCTGCGCCCGACGAGACCGCGGTCGCGCCGGAGCGATCCGAAGAGTCGGAGCCGTCGCCAGCGACGGACACCGAGCGACCCGTCGGTGACGACGGTGTCGAATCGTCCGGTGATACGGCGGCGACGGGCGGTACTGACACCCACACCACTGATACTGCCGATACTACCGAGACTGCCAATACCGCCGACACTGCCGACACCGCGGCCACGGAGACCAGCACGGAGCCAGTCACCAGCGGGGAGCGTGAACCGGCCACGTCGGGCGGTGCAGCGGTGCGGGACCACGCAGACGACGGCGACGGGGACGCGTGGGTCGTCGACAACGCCCGCTCGGCCGAGTCGTCGTCAGCAGCGAGCCAGACCGAGGGCGACACCGACGTGACACCGGACTTCGGTGCGGCCACCGACGAGTGGGAGTTCCCCGAGCAGCACGAACGCGAGGACGACCCGGACGGCACGCGTCCCTCGCCCCGGTCGTGGCAGGCGTCCGAACAGCGTTCGCTCGGCGACGACGCTTCGGACGACGAAAGCGGTACGACGGACGCGACGCCCGAGTTCAGCGTCGCCGGGCCGACCAGCCAGCGCGCCCTCGACGGCGAGGAGGCCACTGTCGGCGGCGACTACGACAGTCTCCCCTCGCTGCGGGTGCTCGGCCAACTGTTCGACACCTACCTCGTCGCCGAGACGAGCAGTGGGCTCGTCCTCATCGACCAGCACGCCGCCGACGAGCGGGTGAACTACGAACGCCTCCAACGGGAGTTCCGCGACGGCGCGTCGGCGCAGGGGCTGGCCGACCCGGTCTCGCTCGAACTCACGGCGCGGGAGGCCGCGCTCTTCGAGGAGTACGCCGAGGCACTCGCCGAACTCGGCTTCGACGCCGAGCGGGTCGACGACCGGACGGTCGCGGTCCGCTCGGTGCCCGCGGTCTTCGACGCCACGCTGGACCCCGAACTCCTGCGGGACGCGCTGACGGCGTTCGTCACGGAGGAAGGCGGACAGAAGACCGTCGACGCCGTCGCCGACGACCTGCTCGCGGACCTCGCCTGTTACCCCTCCATCACGGGCAACACGTCGCTGACGGAGGGGTCCGTCGTCGACCTCCTCGAAGCGCTCGACGCCTGCGAGAACCCCTACGCCTGCCCGCACGGCCGTCCCGTCATCATCGAGTTCGACCGCGGCGAGATCGAAGACCGCTTCGAGCGCGACTATCCGGGCCACGCCGGGCGGCGTCGCGAGGAGTAA
- the kdgK1 gene encoding bifunctional 2-dehydro-3-deoxygluconokinase/2-dehydro-3-deoxygalactonokinase: MTDIVTFGETMLRLSPPRGDRLERAREFDVQAGGAESNVAVAASNLGCETTWLSKLPDSSLGRRVTSELESYGIDAAVAWDERPESRVGTYYLEYGGSPRGTNVVYDRADAAITTATAEELPTDAIADAEVFYTSGITPALSETAAETTKTLLHHAQANGTETAFDLNYRTKLWSPAEAAAGYRELFPYVDVLVAPISDVRTCLDLDGDAVEVANHLASTYDFDTVVVTRGDSGSLALHDGEVAEQGVFEADTFDAIGTGDAFVGGFLAQRVAGADLKDCLAYGAATASLKRTIGGDVALVTREEVERVVTDEGDAISR; the protein is encoded by the coding sequence ATGACAGATATCGTCACCTTCGGAGAGACGATGCTTCGCCTGTCGCCGCCCCGCGGCGACCGACTGGAGCGCGCCCGCGAGTTTGACGTGCAGGCCGGCGGCGCGGAGAGCAACGTCGCCGTCGCGGCCTCGAACCTCGGCTGTGAGACGACGTGGCTGTCGAAGCTGCCGGACTCGTCGCTCGGCCGTCGGGTCACATCGGAACTAGAGAGCTACGGCATCGACGCCGCCGTCGCGTGGGACGAACGCCCCGAGAGCCGCGTCGGCACCTACTATCTCGAATACGGTGGCTCGCCCCGGGGCACCAACGTCGTCTACGACCGCGCGGACGCCGCCATCACGACCGCGACGGCCGAGGAACTCCCGACCGACGCCATCGCCGACGCCGAGGTGTTCTACACGAGCGGCATCACGCCCGCGCTCTCCGAGACGGCCGCCGAGACGACGAAGACGCTGCTGCACCACGCCCAGGCGAACGGGACGGAGACGGCGTTCGACCTGAACTACCGGACGAAGCTCTGGTCGCCCGCCGAGGCCGCCGCGGGCTACCGCGAGCTGTTCCCCTACGTCGACGTGCTCGTCGCCCCCATCAGCGACGTCCGGACCTGCCTCGACCTCGACGGCGACGCCGTCGAAGTCGCCAACCATCTTGCCTCGACGTACGACTTCGATACGGTCGTCGTCACCCGCGGCGACAGCGGCTCGCTCGCGCTCCACGACGGCGAGGTCGCCGAACAGGGCGTCTTCGAGGCTGACACCTTCGACGCCATCGGCACCGGCGACGCCTTCGTCGGCGGCTTCCTCGCCCAGCGCGTCGCGGGCGCAGACCTCAAGGACTGTCTGGCCTACGGCGCGGCCACCGCGTCGCTCAAGCGGACCATCGGCGGCGACGTGGCACTCGTCACGCGCGAGGAAGTCGAGCGAGTCGTCACCGACGAGGGCGACGCCATCTCGCGGTAG
- a CDS encoding dihydrolipoyl dehydrogenase family protein: MHVVIIGAYGSAGVAVAESLTDHVGREIDRLTLVDNGEPGGGLCILKGCMPSKEVLSAAAHRYQARHDHRLDGEPPTIDLEATVATKDDHVLGFAEHRRAAVHRMAETEGVEFLHGTATFVDDHTVRVRDIDGEAGERELDADYVVVATGSSVHVPDLPGIDDVDYMTSADVLDATELPDSGVVMGFGYVGMELVPYLKEAGVSDLTVIEHDDRPLDEADPAFGDEALAIYREEFGVEILTNAAEQSVEEMDDGGVRLRVEKDGEREVVEAEQLFLFTGRRPTVDGLGLENTPLSVGADWVDDTMQARDAETVFVVGDVNGKEPILHVAKEQGYLAADNLLAHARGDASEMVDYENVHHHVVFSAASVYPYARVGHSRASAEAAGLDFVAVSRDASDDGVFKTKATPRGRATLVVDADDGTVLGYQGLHYHADVMAKTMQVAVELGLDVHELPDRAYHPTTPEILDGLFRAAAELTR, from the coding sequence ATGCACGTCGTCATCATCGGTGCCTACGGGAGCGCGGGCGTCGCCGTCGCCGAGTCGCTCACCGACCACGTCGGTCGCGAGATCGACCGGCTGACCCTCGTCGACAACGGCGAGCCCGGCGGCGGGCTCTGTATTCTCAAAGGCTGTATGCCCTCGAAAGAGGTCCTCTCGGCGGCGGCCCACCGGTATCAGGCCCGCCACGACCACCGGCTGGACGGCGAGCCACCCACGATCGACCTCGAAGCGACGGTGGCGACGAAAGACGACCACGTCCTCGGCTTCGCCGAACACCGCCGGGCGGCCGTCCACCGGATGGCGGAGACGGAGGGCGTCGAGTTCCTCCACGGAACGGCAACGTTCGTCGACGACCACACCGTCCGCGTGCGCGACATCGACGGCGAGGCGGGCGAGCGGGAACTCGACGCCGACTACGTCGTCGTCGCCACCGGCTCGTCCGTCCACGTCCCCGACTTGCCCGGCATCGACGACGTCGACTACATGACGAGCGCGGACGTGCTCGACGCGACCGAGTTGCCCGACTCGGGCGTCGTGATGGGCTTCGGCTACGTCGGCATGGAACTCGTCCCCTACCTGAAAGAGGCGGGCGTGTCTGATCTCACTGTCATCGAACACGACGACCGGCCGCTGGACGAGGCCGACCCTGCCTTCGGTGACGAGGCACTCGCCATCTACCGCGAGGAGTTCGGCGTCGAGATTCTGACCAACGCCGCCGAGCAGTCGGTCGAGGAGATGGACGACGGCGGCGTCCGGCTCCGCGTCGAGAAAGACGGCGAGCGCGAGGTCGTCGAGGCCGAGCAGCTCTTTCTCTTCACCGGCCGCCGTCCCACCGTCGACGGACTCGGGCTGGAGAACACGCCGCTGTCGGTCGGAGCGGACTGGGTCGACGACACGATGCAGGCTAGAGATGCGGAGACCGTCTTCGTCGTCGGCGACGTCAACGGCAAGGAACCCATCCTGCACGTCGCAAAGGAGCAGGGCTATCTCGCCGCCGACAACCTGCTGGCCCACGCTCGGGGCGACGCGTCCGAGATGGTCGACTACGAGAACGTCCACCACCACGTCGTCTTCTCGGCGGCGTCGGTCTACCCCTACGCCCGCGTCGGCCACTCGCGGGCCTCCGCCGAGGCGGCGGGGCTGGACTTCGTCGCCGTCTCCCGCGACGCCAGCGACGATGGCGTGTTCAAGACGAAGGCGACGCCGCGGGGGCGGGCGACGCTCGTCGTCGACGCCGACGACGGTACGGTGTTGGGGTATCAGGGGCTGCACTACCACGCCGACGTGATGGCCAAGACGATGCAGGTCGCCGTGGAGCTGGGGCTGGACGTCCACGAGCTGCCCGACCGGGCGTACCATCCGACGACACCGGAGATCCTGGATGGTTTGTTCCGGGCGGCGGCAGAACTCACCCGGTAG
- a CDS encoding VIT1/CCC1 transporter family protein: protein MLETLLGDEVHPSGKYIAEVIYGANDGIVTTFAVVAGVAGAALDPTIVLILGAANLFADGFSMGMSNFLSRRSEADYEAARGNEVDHDGKTPGRTALVTFLAFVVAGALPLVPYVLVIEPLFRVSILFTGIAFFVVGASRSFVTRRSWVVNGGEMFAVGMLAATVAFVVGTLLKGIA from the coding sequence ATGTTGGAGACGCTGCTCGGTGACGAGGTCCATCCCTCGGGTAAGTATATCGCCGAAGTCATCTACGGCGCGAACGACGGCATCGTGACGACCTTCGCGGTCGTCGCCGGTGTCGCGGGCGCGGCACTCGACCCCACCATCGTCCTCATCCTCGGGGCGGCAAACCTCTTTGCGGACGGCTTCTCGATGGGGATGAGCAACTTCCTCAGCCGACGGTCGGAGGCCGACTACGAGGCCGCACGTGGCAACGAGGTCGACCACGACGGCAAGACGCCGGGGCGGACCGCACTCGTCACCTTCCTCGCGTTCGTCGTCGCCGGGGCACTCCCGCTCGTCCCCTACGTCCTCGTCATCGAACCGCTGTTTCGCGTCTCGATCCTCTTTACCGGCATCGCCTTCTTCGTCGTCGGCGCGAGCCGGAGTTTCGTCACGCGGCGTAGCTGGGTCGTCAACGGCGGCGAGATGTTCGCCGTCGGGATGCTCGCGGCGACCGTCGCGTTCGTCGTCGGCACGTTGTTGAAGGGAATCGCGTGA
- a CDS encoding universal stress protein produces MTRSFDTLVLATDGSDGATLAADHAVSLAGAFDATLHVLGVVPPYEGPDNGETRDHVHSSRRRRAEAFVETVANRARGRGVDVVSAVGSGVVHRTVLDYAESNDADLVLVGSHGRSGLAETLFGSTAARVVTGATAPVLVAGGPRTKQPDYETILLPTDGSTGADAAVRHAEALATAFDATVHVLYVVDVSVFDPDVVVDLIGGYERMGARVTSEVGSRFETADIETVTAVRRGRPARTVLDYAAEIDADLITMGTHGASGLESLLLGSTTERVLRAAERPVLTVHARPATVE; encoded by the coding sequence ATGACCCGCTCTTTCGACACGCTCGTCCTCGCCACCGACGGTAGCGATGGCGCGACGCTCGCGGCCGACCACGCCGTCTCCCTCGCGGGGGCATTCGATGCGACGCTCCACGTCCTCGGCGTCGTCCCGCCGTACGAAGGCCCGGATAACGGAGAGACGCGCGACCACGTCCACTCGTCGCGACGCCGCCGCGCCGAGGCGTTCGTCGAGACGGTCGCCAACCGCGCTCGCGGCCGCGGTGTCGACGTGGTGAGTGCCGTCGGCTCGGGCGTCGTCCACCGCACGGTTCTCGACTACGCGGAGAGCAACGATGCCGACCTCGTGCTCGTCGGCAGCCACGGTCGGAGCGGGCTGGCCGAGACGCTGTTCGGCAGTACGGCCGCCCGCGTCGTCACGGGCGCGACCGCGCCGGTTCTCGTGGCCGGGGGTCCGCGGACGAAACAGCCCGACTACGAGACGATTCTGCTGCCGACCGACGGCAGTACGGGTGCGGACGCGGCCGTCCGCCACGCCGAGGCGTTGGCGACGGCGTTCGACGCGACGGTCCACGTCCTCTACGTCGTCGACGTGAGCGTGTTCGACCCCGACGTCGTGGTGGACCTCATCGGCGGCTACGAACGGATGGGCGCGCGGGTCACGAGCGAGGTCGGCAGCCGCTTCGAGACCGCAGACATCGAGACGGTGACGGCGGTCCGCCGTGGCCGCCCCGCGCGGACGGTACTGGACTACGCGGCGGAAATCGACGCCGACCTCATCACGATGGGCACGCACGGTGCCAGCGGCCTGGAGTCGCTGCTGCTCGGCAGTACGACAGAGCGAGTCCTGCGGGCGGCCGAGCGGCCGGTCCTGACCGTCCACGCGCGCCCGGCGACCGTCGAGTGA